Proteins from a single region of Chloroflexota bacterium:
- a CDS encoding AAA family ATPase: MSVPEIVAPSILPDGPGRCPVCQSSNPVTARHCGTCGTRLLFHCWSCGAEAVLGQQFCTGCGSGLILPATVADGAPREPLPAALLSARPLPAPSFAAAPLESAGRISGATTRPDAPAQTVGRPSAGAAMMATALGATALGATFPARGGEAATPSLDGAALLDDEDVLVEERRVVSVLFADIVGFTTLSERLDPEDVRELSAAVLARLAEAVSLYGGTIDKFMGDAIMALFGAPTAHEDDAVRAVHAAIAMHQAVGSLAQLDRDGKELELRLRIGVHTGEVIAGVRDVGGHREYSVFGDVVNTAARLQTAAEPGGTLMGEQTARQAGGVFDLAPVEPLMLRGKAQPVPAYSLRGALLRDVPVLAQRPQDRRFPLVGRLLELQELRRHVADLSRGRGQLSALIGEHGIGKTRLLAEVRDHAEELGLRWIEAAAPSHAQGLSYRLIREIVTRLLGVRPGGSDARLAAALSESLDRLQLSELLPPLGLILGAESDGEQTAGLTAAQLQWRVVEALRRLFAALMADRPLVLVLDALQWADPSSIDVLLELMPLTDEHPILFYYVFTPEPDAPSWQLKEQAARTFPHRYAEMVVHPLSEQAAHQLMCSLLSCSETPPNIEALVLERTDGNPFFIEEMLRALVDSGALRWSGETWVADHDVTELQIPQTLIATVLARIDRLAVGVRRTLQVAALVGREVSERVLRRVLDAGPELDRHLREALRAGLLREEAVIPERRYAFTQTLIHEAAAGSVLLRRRRELHVQIGWALEEIYSDNLEEQYGELARHFWEGESWERAFRYSRLAAEQAAAAYANDEAVAAFTIALESAARSAAGAAPEVVAMLAERRADIRTLLGQYDAALDDFKRALMVNLDALNDSEDGAITRQHKSVVGALALKMARLHSYAGDIDATRTKLEAAFRFLPDGSPDLASAWALKASMYTWASNAAAAAEAGRKALQIARERGSFRHLSEAYEALTHPSMMGELLDELPRLTDEWVTAARARPEERPILYKALTARALVRVWALWTFDAQDRADMEEALELSRSTGSTVGETTARGILGIGQVLLGEWQVAETNLQLATGLPTTIVGVGAIFEWWLMLLLTWRGDYDTAAEQMTVWLSDANNTHRAVLMGALLGVNRLRAGDDEAARSRLAAAGRVAEQLGCAQCSLTMEMLAAEALAELGDRAGAEGYSARARSQGTAFGRRAAVLAADRADTLLALHAGELDRARASVKSALRTADELAQPYELARTMIVAAEVHDAAGDTRAAERRRERAREILGGLGVRPGATVLRMRPEQPLQA; encoded by the coding sequence ATGAGCGTGCCGGAGATCGTCGCCCCATCCATCCTGCCGGACGGCCCTGGCCGCTGTCCCGTCTGCCAATCGTCCAACCCGGTGACGGCCCGCCACTGCGGGACGTGTGGCACGCGCCTGCTCTTCCACTGCTGGAGCTGTGGCGCCGAGGCCGTCCTCGGCCAGCAGTTCTGCACCGGCTGTGGGAGCGGCCTGATCCTGCCGGCGACCGTCGCCGATGGCGCACCGCGCGAACCGCTGCCGGCCGCCCTGCTGAGCGCACGACCGCTGCCCGCGCCCTCATTTGCGGCAGCGCCCCTTGAGAGTGCAGGGCGCATCTCGGGCGCGACGACACGGCCAGACGCGCCCGCACAGACGGTCGGGCGGCCGTCAGCCGGGGCGGCGATGATGGCGACGGCCCTGGGCGCGACGGCCCTGGGCGCGACCTTTCCTGCTCGCGGCGGCGAGGCGGCGACACCGTCTCTCGATGGCGCGGCGCTGCTCGATGACGAGGATGTGCTCGTCGAGGAACGGCGCGTCGTGTCAGTCCTCTTCGCCGACATCGTCGGGTTCACGACGCTCTCGGAGCGGCTCGACCCCGAGGACGTCCGCGAGCTGTCGGCGGCGGTCCTGGCTCGGCTGGCCGAGGCTGTGTCGCTGTACGGCGGCACCATCGACAAGTTCATGGGCGACGCGATCATGGCGCTGTTCGGCGCACCGACCGCCCACGAAGACGACGCCGTTCGCGCCGTCCATGCCGCCATCGCCATGCACCAGGCCGTCGGCTCGCTGGCCCAGCTCGACCGCGATGGCAAGGAGCTGGAGCTGCGGCTGCGTATCGGCGTCCACACCGGCGAGGTGATCGCCGGCGTGCGCGACGTCGGCGGCCACCGTGAGTACTCGGTGTTCGGCGACGTCGTGAACACGGCGGCTCGCCTCCAGACCGCCGCCGAGCCGGGCGGCACGCTGATGGGCGAGCAGACGGCCCGGCAGGCTGGCGGCGTCTTCGACCTCGCGCCCGTCGAGCCGCTGATGCTCAGAGGCAAGGCGCAGCCAGTCCCAGCCTACTCGCTGCGCGGCGCCCTGCTCCGCGATGTGCCGGTCCTCGCGCAGCGCCCACAGGACCGGCGGTTCCCACTGGTGGGCCGCCTGCTGGAGTTGCAGGAGTTGCGCCGCCACGTGGCCGACCTCTCGCGGGGGCGCGGGCAACTCTCCGCGCTGATCGGCGAGCACGGTATCGGCAAGACGCGGCTCCTGGCCGAGGTCCGCGACCATGCCGAGGAGCTAGGGCTGCGCTGGATCGAGGCGGCTGCGCCGTCGCACGCTCAGGGCCTGAGCTACCGGCTCATCCGGGAGATCGTGACGAGGCTGCTGGGCGTGCGGCCGGGCGGCTCGGATGCTCGGCTGGCGGCTGCCCTCAGCGAGAGTCTGGACCGGCTCCAGTTGTCAGAGCTGCTGCCGCCGCTCGGCCTCATACTGGGCGCGGAGTCCGATGGCGAGCAGACCGCCGGCCTGACCGCCGCGCAGCTTCAGTGGCGAGTGGTCGAGGCGCTGCGCCGCCTGTTCGCGGCGCTGATGGCGGACCGGCCGCTGGTGCTGGTGCTCGACGCACTCCAGTGGGCCGATCCCAGCTCAATCGACGTGCTGCTTGAGCTGATGCCGCTCACCGACGAGCATCCGATCCTCTTCTACTACGTCTTCACGCCCGAGCCTGATGCGCCGTCCTGGCAGCTCAAAGAGCAGGCCGCGCGGACGTTTCCGCATCGTTATGCCGAGATGGTCGTGCATCCGCTCTCCGAGCAGGCCGCCCATCAGCTGATGTGCAGCCTGCTCTCGTGCTCGGAGACGCCGCCAAACATCGAGGCGCTGGTGCTGGAGCGGACGGACGGCAACCCGTTCTTCATCGAGGAGATGCTGCGGGCGCTGGTGGACAGCGGCGCGCTGCGCTGGTCCGGCGAGACCTGGGTGGCCGACCATGACGTGACCGAGCTGCAGATCCCACAGACGCTGATCGCCACCGTGCTGGCGCGCATCGACCGGCTGGCCGTCGGCGTGCGCCGCACGCTCCAGGTGGCGGCGCTGGTCGGCCGCGAGGTCTCGGAGCGGGTGTTGCGGCGGGTGCTGGACGCCGGCCCGGAGCTGGATCGCCACCTGCGAGAAGCGCTCCGGGCGGGGCTGCTCCGCGAGGAAGCCGTCATCCCCGAGCGCCGCTACGCCTTCACCCAGACCCTGATCCACGAGGCGGCGGCCGGCTCGGTGCTGCTGCGGCGGCGGCGCGAACTCCACGTCCAGATCGGGTGGGCGCTGGAGGAGATCTACTCCGACAACCTGGAGGAGCAGTACGGCGAGCTTGCCCGTCACTTCTGGGAGGGCGAGTCCTGGGAGCGGGCGTTTCGCTACAGCCGGCTGGCCGCCGAACAGGCCGCGGCGGCGTACGCCAACGACGAGGCGGTGGCCGCGTTCACCATCGCGCTGGAGTCCGCCGCGCGCTCGGCAGCAGGGGCGGCGCCGGAGGTGGTGGCGATGCTGGCCGAGCGCCGCGCCGACATTCGCACGCTGCTCGGCCAGTACGACGCCGCGCTGGACGACTTCAAGCGGGCGCTGATGGTCAACCTGGACGCCCTGAACGATTCGGAGGACGGCGCCATCACGCGCCAGCACAAGTCCGTCGTCGGCGCGCTGGCCCTCAAGATGGCCCGCCTGCACAGCTACGCCGGTGATATTGACGCGACCCGCACCAAGCTCGAAGCCGCCTTCCGGTTCCTGCCCGACGGCTCCCCTGACCTGGCCTCGGCCTGGGCGCTCAAGGCAAGCATGTACACCTGGGCCAGCAATGCAGCGGCCGCTGCCGAGGCCGGCCGCAAGGCTCTCCAGATCGCCCGCGAGCGCGGATCGTTCCGGCACCTCTCGGAGGCGTACGAGGCGCTGACCCACCCGTCTATGATGGGCGAGCTGTTGGACGAGCTGCCCAGGCTCACAGATGAGTGGGTCACGGCAGCCCGCGCTCGCCCCGAGGAGCGGCCCATCCTCTACAAGGCGCTCACGGCGCGCGCCCTGGTCCGAGTCTGGGCGCTCTGGACGTTCGACGCCCAGGATCGTGCCGATATGGAGGAAGCGCTGGAGCTGTCCCGCTCGACGGGCTCCACCGTTGGCGAGACGACAGCGCGCGGCATCCTCGGGATCGGACAGGTGCTCCTGGGCGAATGGCAGGTCGCCGAGACCAACCTCCAGCTGGCGACGGGCCTTCCCACGACCATCGTCGGCGTCGGCGCGATCTTTGAGTGGTGGCTGATGCTGCTGCTCACCTGGCGTGGCGACTACGACACCGCTGCCGAGCAGATGACCGTCTGGCTGAGCGACGCGAACAACACCCATCGGGCCGTGCTGATGGGCGCGCTGCTGGGGGTCAACCGGCTGCGGGCCGGCGACGACGAGGCCGCTCGGAGCCGCCTAGCAGCAGCCGGGCGGGTGGCCGAGCAGCTTGGCTGCGCGCAGTGCTCGCTGACGATGGAGATGCTGGCAGCCGAGGCCCTGGCCGAGCTGGGTGACCGTGCGGGGGCCGAAGGGTACAGTGCGCGGGCGCGCAGCCAGGGTACAGCGTTCGGACGGCGCGCGGCAGTCCTGGCGGCCGACCGCGCCGACACGCTGCTGGCGCTCCACGCAGGCGAGCTTGACAGGGCGCGGGCGAGCGTCAAGTCGGCGCTCAGGACGGCCGATGAGCTTGCCCAGCCGTACGAGCTTGCGCGCACGATGATAGTCGCGGCCGAAGTCCATGACGCGGCTGGCGATACGCGCGCGGCCGAGCGACGGCGCGAGCGCGCCCGCGAGATCCTGGGCGGCCTCGGCGTGCGGCCCGGCGCGACGGTTCTCAGGATGAGGCCGGAGCAGCCGCTCCAGGCTTGA
- a CDS encoding macro domain-containing protein has product MRDISIGSGRLILVQGDITELERRVGAIVNSAAEDLRAGGGVSAAIHRVGGMELGVECRWIGTAQTGTAVATTSGNLNADAVIHAVGPLWTGGRAGEEKLLASAYRSALDIAENIGLASVAFPSISTGTHGFPFDLATNIAIGTTASFLRRARSVKDVLLVLYTPEEYQVYERALDRFERFHARRAAQEAAQRAS; this is encoded by the coding sequence GTGCGCGACATAAGCATCGGCTCAGGACGGCTTATCCTCGTCCAGGGCGATATCACTGAGCTGGAGCGGCGTGTCGGCGCAATCGTCAACTCAGCCGCCGAAGACCTGCGTGCCGGCGGCGGCGTGTCCGCTGCGATCCATCGCGTTGGCGGCATGGAGCTCGGCGTCGAGTGCCGCTGGATCGGCACGGCGCAGACGGGGACGGCCGTCGCGACCACCTCCGGCAACCTCAACGCCGACGCCGTGATCCACGCGGTTGGTCCACTCTGGACGGGCGGCCGGGCTGGCGAAGAGAAGCTGCTGGCGTCCGCGTACCGCAGCGCGCTCGACATCGCCGAGAACATCGGGCTGGCGTCGGTCGCGTTTCCGTCGATCAGCACGGGAACGCACGGCTTCCCCTTCGACCTGGCGACGAACATCGCCATCGGCACGACCGCCTCGTTCCTGCGGCGCGCGCGGAGCGTCAAGGACGTCCTGCTGGTGCTCTACACGCCCGAGGAATACCAGGTGTACGAACGGGCGTTGGACCGTTTCGAGCGGTTCCACGCGAGACGGGCAGCGCAGGAGGCCGCGCAGCGCGCCAGTTGA
- the fabL gene encoding enoyl-[acyl-carrier-protein] reductase FabL translates to MELAGKLALVTGGGRGIGRACALELAEAGADILVNYLRNSDAAEETAQAVRALGRQAEIIRSHVGDPDKVDRMFGEIGDRWGYLDILVNNAASGVIRPLRELETRHWDWTMNINARGAWLCAKAAAPLMDGRGGRIVGISSLGGGRVFPEYSAVGISKAALESLTRYLAIELSALGIAVNAVSGGLVDTDALSHFPRREEMLGDAKSKTPAGRMVEPVDIARAVRFLCGPGGEMIRGHILVVDGGYSLPI, encoded by the coding sequence ATGGAGCTAGCGGGGAAGCTCGCGCTGGTGACGGGCGGCGGGCGTGGAATCGGCCGGGCCTGCGCGTTGGAGCTTGCCGAGGCGGGCGCGGATATCCTGGTCAACTATCTCCGCAACAGCGACGCCGCCGAGGAGACTGCCCAGGCCGTGCGGGCGCTCGGCCGGCAGGCGGAGATCATCCGCTCGCACGTCGGCGATCCGGACAAGGTGGACCGCATGTTCGGGGAGATCGGGGACCGCTGGGGCTACCTGGACATCCTCGTCAACAACGCGGCCTCGGGCGTCATCCGGCCGCTCCGTGAGCTGGAAACCCGCCACTGGGACTGGACGATGAACATCAACGCGCGCGGCGCGTGGCTGTGCGCGAAGGCCGCCGCGCCGCTGATGGACGGCCGGGGCGGGCGGATCGTCGGCATCTCCAGCCTGGGCGGCGGGCGCGTCTTCCCCGAGTATTCGGCGGTGGGGATCTCGAAGGCGGCGCTGGAGTCGCTGACGCGCTACCTCGCTATCGAGCTGTCGGCGCTGGGGATCGCCGTCAACGCGGTGTCGGGCGGCCTCGTGGACACGGATGCGCTGAGCCACTTCCCGCGCCGCGAGGAGATGCTGGGCGACGCGAAGTCGAAGACGCCGGCGGGGCGGATGGTCGAGCCAGTGGACATCGCGCGGGCCGTGCGGTTCCTGTGCGGCCCCGGCGGCGAGATGATCCGTGGCCACATCCTGGTTGTGGACGGCGGGTACTCGCTGCCGATCTAG
- a CDS encoding YfhO family protein yields the protein MAMAALGVHIQPVFMTLVTLGLFVAYRVVVGPVAGRPWERGLLLAWAPALVAGIGLGIAAAQWLPLYELGRMSYRGPGLGYDLAITWPLRWQNLATIILPYLFRLPDGRWVTLWQQWESYLYVGILPLGLAMVGVLASRRRIVPFFLLLAVFGLLVGLAEQSPLNIHRLLWSLPGFSSLRAPGRYAYLIVFAMAGLAAFGLDALMRQRRRSWLAVSGAALFAAGAGVVVYLIAGLHRRLVADPVRWKMLIDESYLSVLHEHGWLSGEMVYDALVNGLSLSNPQAQLTVGLLVGGSVLLLAWALLPRIRPVAAGLAIVMVAGDLLLFGHGYHPRVPYASLVEPSPVAAYLATLGPDARVFADSSLRFLEPNTLLRNRVPTVAGYASLGTQRHFEYWSSVDSQEDALLDLWSVGQLVMASPPRDVEIVQGTAYRPYNALFRGTASNRTGFAQFTVEPTRTVELRVLSTLVDGVQIDQDTPMAEVTLVGADGMRRSVQLLAGVHTAENAYDRPDVQTHLRHARPAVAGRIPDTDPSGLPTRTNVYFARFDVEAMDVVGVELRQIYPVGHTRIFGLGLVDPAGKVRSVFSTDRSKFRQLWQQDGIAVLENTRAFPRAYVVPEGVFRTRAEDAALVRMGSRPFDGSRQVVLEEGPTEGLPLVRPRFGQPLDPSAMPVAASVTDVNSDRLRIATPDGPGGFLVLTDLYHRGWRARVDGQPAPVYLANFLFRAVALPPGPHTVELEFDPLSLRVGAAISVAVLLFAAMIGLALPWLASRRR from the coding sequence ATGGCAATGGCCGCGCTCGGCGTCCACATTCAGCCGGTCTTTATGACCCTGGTGACGCTCGGGCTGTTCGTCGCCTACCGGGTGGTGGTCGGGCCGGTGGCCGGCCGGCCCTGGGAGCGCGGGCTGCTGCTGGCCTGGGCGCCAGCGCTGGTGGCCGGCATCGGGCTGGGGATCGCCGCCGCGCAGTGGTTGCCGCTCTACGAGCTGGGGCGGATGTCGTACCGTGGCCCCGGCCTCGGGTACGACCTCGCCATCACCTGGCCCCTGCGCTGGCAGAACCTCGCGACGATCATCCTGCCGTATCTGTTCAGGCTGCCGGATGGCCGCTGGGTCACGCTCTGGCAGCAGTGGGAGAGCTACCTCTACGTCGGGATCCTGCCGCTCGGGCTGGCGATGGTCGGGGTGCTGGCCAGCCGACGACGCATCGTGCCGTTCTTCCTGCTGCTGGCGGTCTTCGGGCTGCTCGTCGGGCTGGCCGAGCAGAGCCCGCTCAACATCCATCGGCTGCTCTGGTCGTTGCCGGGCTTCTCGTCGCTGCGAGCGCCCGGGCGGTACGCCTACCTGATCGTCTTCGCGATGGCCGGGCTGGCGGCGTTCGGCCTGGACGCCTTGATGCGGCAGCGCCGGCGGTCCTGGCTGGCAGTCTCGGGCGCAGCCCTGTTCGCGGCGGGCGCCGGCGTCGTCGTCTACCTGATCGCCGGACTCCACCGCCGGCTGGTGGCCGATCCGGTCCGCTGGAAGATGCTGATCGACGAGAGCTACCTGTCCGTGCTCCACGAGCACGGCTGGCTCAGCGGCGAGATGGTCTACGACGCGCTCGTGAACGGTCTCAGCCTGTCCAATCCGCAGGCACAGCTGACCGTGGGGCTGCTGGTCGGCGGGAGCGTCCTGCTGCTGGCCTGGGCGCTGCTGCCACGGATCAGGCCCGTCGCGGCCGGTCTGGCCATCGTGATGGTGGCGGGCGACTTGCTCCTCTTCGGCCACGGCTATCACCCGCGCGTGCCGTACGCCTCGCTGGTCGAGCCGTCGCCGGTGGCTGCGTACCTTGCCACGCTCGGCCCTGACGCCCGCGTCTTCGCCGATTCGTCGCTGCGGTTCCTGGAGCCGAACACCCTGCTCAGGAATCGGGTGCCGACCGTGGCGGGGTACGCCTCGCTCGGCACGCAGCGGCATTTCGAGTACTGGTCGTCGGTGGACAGCCAGGAGGATGCCCTGCTGGACCTCTGGTCGGTCGGGCAACTGGTCATGGCCAGCCCGCCACGCGACGTGGAGATCGTCCAGGGGACGGCGTACCGGCCCTACAACGCCCTCTTCCGCGGGACGGCGTCGAACCGCACGGGGTTCGCCCAGTTCACCGTCGAGCCGACGCGCACGGTCGAGCTGCGGGTGCTCTCGACGCTGGTGGACGGCGTGCAGATCGACCAGGACACCCCGATGGCCGAGGTCACGCTGGTGGGCGCGGACGGCATGCGGCGCTCGGTGCAACTGCTGGCCGGCGTCCACACCGCCGAGAACGCCTACGACCGTCCGGATGTGCAGACCCACCTGCGCCACGCGCGCCCGGCCGTAGCAGGCCGGATTCCAGACACCGACCCGTCTGGCCTGCCGACGCGCACAAACGTCTATTTCGCCCGGTTCGACGTCGAGGCGATGGACGTCGTCGGCGTCGAGCTGCGGCAGATCTACCCGGTCGGGCACACGCGGATTTTCGGGCTGGGACTGGTAGACCCGGCCGGCAAGGTTCGCTCGGTGTTCAGCACAGACCGCTCGAAGTTTCGCCAGCTCTGGCAGCAGGACGGCATCGCCGTACTCGAGAACACCCGGGCCTTTCCACGGGCCTACGTCGTGCCAGAGGGCGTTTTCAGGACGCGGGCCGAGGACGCCGCGCTGGTGCGGATGGGATCGCGGCCGTTCGACGGCAGCCGACAGGTGGTGCTCGAAGAGGGGCCGACCGAGGGTCTGCCGCTGGTCCGCCCGCGCTTCGGCCAACCGCTCGATCCATCGGCGATGCCGGTCGCGGCGTCGGTCACCGACGTCAACTCAGATCGCTTGCGGATCGCGACGCCGGACGGCCCCGGCGGCTTCCTGGTGCTGACCGACCTGTACCACCGCGGCTGGCGCGCCCGCGTGGACGGCCAGCCGGCGCCCGTCTACCTGGCCAATTTCCTGTTCCGGGCCGTGGCGCTGCCGCCGGGGCCGCACACGGTCGAGCTGGAGTTCGATCCGCTCTCGCTGCGCGTCGGCGCGGCGATCAGCGTGGCAGTGCTGCTGTTCGCGGCGATGATCGGGCTGGCGCTGCCCTGGCTGGCCTCCCGCCGCCGGTAG
- a CDS encoding DUF2254 domain-containing protein, producing MRRLLPWIVPFVALVIVVSGLSVISAVLGDPAEHSTLGALGSVQFVLNTNAAALTSAMAVLIALVLLTVQLTAQRYSFSVIGIFVQDPVNSLLIGLFIITIVFNLWLGLVLKETYIPVFATLVGMVLMTLCFAMLPPYILYLFEVIRPDNILDHIQQRFLESVMPVEGLRQVEQRRAMAMRRISQMGDIARTAVNQSDGAVARHAVWALYWSIASYLERKATMPPAWFSVEEHQFRGRHELIVREIEETMTWVEVRMLDELREVFFATLNKLHDVNTTVALVLRLLGEKAVERNDVGLSVGVMKFFNTVLRAAINQGDVRAGYHVLYQYRLMADTAMIHHPDMTLQIAHRLSYYGDAAAGGPLLWMSAAAAYDLRILAESALEHGAGCDVAAAIIGELIDTVRRGEAKRSPALTQLYKMTLALGAFCLAKGEPASTQLLAHALASVPPPTLDAALSELLTIDDPVFWELTDRVVNFDYVEPEARGCLPAFRAMVPDAALAVEDGAVKPGAAAPASS from the coding sequence TTGCGTCGATTGCTGCCGTGGATCGTGCCGTTCGTCGCGCTGGTCATCGTCGTGTCCGGCCTGAGCGTCATCAGCGCCGTCCTGGGGGATCCCGCCGAGCACAGTACGCTCGGTGCGCTCGGCAGCGTCCAGTTCGTCCTCAACACCAACGCCGCCGCCCTCACCAGCGCGATGGCGGTGCTGATCGCGCTGGTGCTGCTGACCGTCCAGTTGACGGCACAGCGCTACTCGTTCAGCGTGATCGGGATCTTCGTGCAGGATCCCGTGAACTCGCTGCTGATCGGCCTCTTCATCATCACTATCGTGTTCAACCTGTGGCTCGGGCTGGTGCTCAAGGAGACGTACATCCCCGTCTTCGCCACGCTGGTCGGGATGGTGCTGATGACGCTCTGCTTCGCGATGCTGCCGCCGTACATCCTGTACCTGTTCGAGGTGATCCGCCCGGACAACATCCTCGATCATATCCAGCAGCGATTCCTGGAATCCGTGATGCCCGTCGAGGGCCTTCGACAGGTCGAGCAGCGGCGGGCCATGGCGATGCGTCGCATCTCCCAGATGGGCGACATCGCGCGGACGGCCGTCAACCAGTCGGATGGCGCGGTCGCCCGGCACGCTGTCTGGGCGCTGTACTGGAGCATCGCCTCGTACCTCGAACGGAAGGCGACCATGCCGCCGGCCTGGTTCAGCGTCGAGGAGCACCAGTTCCGGGGACGGCACGAGCTGATCGTCCGCGAGATCGAAGAGACGATGACGTGGGTCGAGGTCCGCATGCTCGACGAACTGCGGGAGGTCTTCTTTGCCACGCTGAACAAGCTCCACGATGTGAATACCACCGTCGCGCTGGTGCTTCGCCTGCTGGGCGAGAAAGCCGTCGAGCGGAACGATGTCGGCCTTTCGGTCGGCGTGATGAAGTTCTTCAACACGGTTCTGCGGGCGGCCATCAACCAGGGCGACGTTCGCGCGGGCTACCACGTGCTGTACCAGTATCGCCTGATGGCCGATACGGCGATGATTCACCATCCGGATATGACGCTCCAGATCGCCCACCGCCTCAGCTACTACGGCGACGCGGCGGCTGGCGGGCCGCTCCTGTGGATGTCGGCGGCTGCCGCCTACGACCTTCGTATCCTGGCCGAGAGCGCGCTCGAACATGGCGCTGGCTGCGACGTGGCCGCTGCCATCATCGGCGAGCTGATCGACACGGTGCGGCGTGGCGAGGCGAAACGGTCGCCGGCGCTGACGCAGCTCTACAAGATGACGTTGGCGCTCGGCGCGTTCTGCCTGGCGAAGGGTGAGCCGGCGAGCACCCAGCTGCTGGCGCATGCGTTGGCGAGCGTGCCGCCCCCCACGCTTGACGCGGCGCTCTCCGAGCTGTTGACCATCGACGATCCTGTCTTCTGGGAGCTGACCGACCGCGTGGTGAACTTCGACTACGTGGAGCCCGAGGCCCGCGGCTGTCTGCCGGCATTCCGCGCCATGGTCCCGGATGCGGCGCTGGCCGTCGAGGACGGCGCAGTCAAGCCTGGAGCGGCTGCTCCGGCCTCATCCTGA
- a CDS encoding MFS transporter: MFLLISLVLATYFGNGSAIAMTPFLLDIARDLNADLSAMGVLLAASSVTWGTVSLFAGAISDRLGRRPVLLVGLAGLALSPLGLAASTVVPVAFVARVIGGFGGGAFMGTAFAAASDAFPTAERGRALGWMITGQSISLVLGVPLVAYLASFVGWRGALAFQGMAVLLAALLVWLTVPGLPARARAAAAAGPSVWSLMTPRVLALLTANSMERFCYGGVAVYLATYLTTSYGVSLEVLAVGLGLVALGNLCGNFVGGELSDRLRSRTALSAVSLLVTGLLALPLLLWQPGLWVSVAFGFVYTVANAIGRPSLMAGVSEVSNEARGALLGVNMTFASFGWLGSQAVGGWIITTMGFPVFGAITAACGVVGALMAVAGRMPSREAAQGPA, encoded by the coding sequence ATGTTCCTCCTGATCTCGCTGGTGCTGGCGACGTACTTCGGCAACGGCTCTGCCATCGCGATGACGCCGTTTCTGCTCGACATCGCCCGCGATCTCAACGCGGACCTGTCGGCGATGGGCGTGCTGCTGGCCGCCAGCAGCGTCACCTGGGGCACCGTCTCGCTGTTCGCGGGGGCGATCTCCGACCGGCTCGGGCGGCGGCCAGTGTTGCTGGTCGGGCTGGCGGGCCTCGCGCTCTCGCCGCTGGGGCTGGCCGCCTCGACCGTGGTGCCGGTCGCATTCGTCGCGCGGGTGATCGGCGGGTTCGGCGGGGGCGCGTTCATGGGCACAGCGTTCGCGGCGGCCTCTGACGCCTTCCCAACCGCCGAACGCGGGCGGGCGCTCGGCTGGATGATCACCGGCCAGTCGATCTCGCTGGTGCTGGGGGTGCCGTTGGTGGCCTACCTCGCCTCGTTCGTCGGGTGGCGCGGGGCGCTGGCGTTTCAGGGCATGGCGGTGCTGCTGGCAGCCTTGCTGGTCTGGCTCACCGTGCCGGGCTTGCCGGCGCGCGCCCGCGCTGCCGCTGCTGCCGGACCGAGCGTCTGGAGCCTGATGACGCCGCGTGTGTTGGCCCTGCTCACGGCCAACTCGATGGAGCGATTCTGCTACGGTGGCGTGGCCGTCTACCTCGCCACCTACCTCACGACCAGCTACGGCGTCTCTCTGGAGGTGCTGGCTGTCGGCCTCGGGCTGGTGGCCCTCGGGAACCTCTGCGGCAACTTCGTGGGCGGCGAGCTGAGCGACCGACTCCGCTCGCGGACGGCCCTGTCGGCCGTCTCGCTGCTGGTGACCGGCCTGCTGGCGTTGCCGCTGCTGCTCTGGCAGCCCGGACTGTGGGTCTCGGTAGCGTTCGGCTTCGTCTACACCGTCGCCAACGCCATCGGACGGCCGTCGCTGATGGCCGGCGTCAGCGAGGTCTCGAACGAGGCGCGCGGCGCGCTGCTCGGCGTCAACATGACGTTCGCCAGCTTCGGGTGGCTGGGATCGCAGGCCGTGGGCGGCTGGATCATCACGACGATGGGCTTCCCGGTGTTCGGAGCGATCACGGCGGCCTGCGGCGTCGTCGGCGCCCTGATGGCGGTGGCAGGCCGGATGCCGAGCCGCGAGGCCGCCCAGGGCCCCGCTTGA